In Mastigocladopsis repens PCC 10914, a single window of DNA contains:
- a CDS encoding WD40 repeat domain-containing protein, translating to SPGGKTIASASADNTVRLWNLQGQLLKTLNGHSDAVLGVSFSPGGKTIASASADNTVRLWNLQGQLLKTLNGHSDRVYGVAFSPDGKTIASASHDKTVRLWNLQGQLLKTLSGHSDAVLGVSFSPDGKTIASASWDKTVRLWNQQGQLLKTLSGHSDGLRGVSFSPDGKTIASASWDKTVRLWNLQGQLLKTLSGHREAVLGVSFSPDGKTLASAGRFRDIKLWNMQGQLLTTLNGHSDGVLGVSFSPDDKTLASASWDNTVILWNLNLDDLLVRGCNWARDYLQTNRNVSESDRSLCDGVK from the coding sequence AGTCCCGGCGGCAAGACAATTGCTTCGGCAAGTGCGGACAACACGGTACGGTTGTGGAACCTGCAAGGGCAATTGCTCAAAACCTTGAATGGTCATAGTGATGCGGTCTTGGGCGTCAGTTTCAGTCCCGGCGGCAAGACAATTGCTTCGGCAAGTGCGGACAACACGGTACGGTTGTGGAACCTGCAAGGGCAATTGCTCAAAACCTTGAATGGTCATAGCGATCGGGTCTATGGCGTAGCTTTCAGCCCCGACGGCAAGACAATTGCTTCCGCTAGTCATGACAAGACGGTACGGTTGTGGAACTTGCAAGGGCAATTGCTCAAAACTTTGAGTGGTCATAGCGATGCGGTCTTGGGCGTCAGTTTTAGTCCCGACGGCAAGACAATTGCTTCCGCAAGTTGGGACAAGACGGTACGGTTGTGGAATCAGCAAGGGCAATTGCTCAAAACCTTGAGTGGTCATAGCGATGGGCTCAGGGGCGTCAGTTTCAGTCCCGACGGCAAGACAATTGCTTCCGCAAGTTGGGACAAGACGGTACGGTTGTGGAACCTGCAAGGGCAATTGCTCAAAACCTTGAGTGGTCATCGCGAGGCGGTCTTGGGCGTCAGTTTCAGTCCCGACGGCAAGACACTTGCTTCCGCCGGTAGGTTCCGGGACATCAAGCTGTGGAATATGCAAGGGCAATTGCTCACAACCTTGAATGGTCATAGCGATGGGGTCTTGGGCGTCAGTTTCAGCCCCGACGACAAGACACTTGCTTCGGCAAGTTGGGACAACACGGTGATTTTGTGGAATTTGAATCTCGACGATTTACTGGTGCGCGGCTGCAATTGGGCGCGTGATTATTTGCAGACGAACCGGAATGTGAGTGAGAGTGATAGAAGTTTGTGCGATGGTGTTAAATGA
- a CDS encoding carotenoid oxygenase family protein — protein MQSFQLYERASTVPEKSYIRGDWQKGYESLTEEFDYWIDDVEGQIPPELHGTLFRNGPGLLDINGHHIHHPFDGDGMISRITFSNGRAHFRNRFVRTEAYLEEQKAGKILYRGVFGTQKPGGWLANAFDFKLKNIANTNVIYWGDKLLALWEAADPHRLDPQTLETLGKEHFQGVLSEGEAFAAHPRFDPSCAQDGGAPCLVNFSIKPGLSTTITIFELNTEGEVVRKHAHKVPGFAFIHDFAITPNYCIFFQNPVTFNPIPFVLGMRGAGECVKFQPHQPTRIVIISRNPEQREVKILETHSGFVFHHANALEVGDEIVIDSICYESLPEVEPESDFREVDFDALQPGQLWRFDINLKDKTVSRELIESRCCEFPTMHSQKVGRPYRYLYMGAAHAETGNAPLQAFLKLDLESGKRQLWSAAPPGFASEPIFVPRPNSEREDDGWVVALVYDSESHRSDVVILDARDLNKGPIARLHLKHHIPYGLHGNFASEVFVPMD, from the coding sequence ATGCAGAGTTTTCAACTTTACGAACGAGCCTCAACAGTTCCAGAAAAATCATACATTCGTGGAGATTGGCAGAAAGGATATGAATCTCTCACAGAAGAGTTTGATTATTGGATTGATGATGTAGAAGGACAAATTCCGCCAGAACTGCACGGGACTCTGTTTAGAAATGGACCTGGTTTGTTAGATATAAATGGGCATCATATTCATCACCCATTCGATGGAGATGGCATGATTAGCCGCATCACTTTCTCAAATGGTCGCGCTCATTTCCGCAACCGTTTTGTCCGCACAGAAGCTTATTTGGAAGAACAAAAAGCCGGGAAAATTCTTTATCGTGGTGTTTTTGGGACTCAAAAACCTGGCGGTTGGTTAGCAAATGCCTTCGACTTTAAACTCAAAAATATTGCCAATACCAACGTGATTTATTGGGGTGATAAGCTGCTTGCACTTTGGGAAGCCGCAGATCCCCATCGTCTCGATCCCCAAACTTTGGAAACTTTGGGTAAAGAACATTTCCAAGGTGTGTTGTCAGAAGGAGAAGCTTTTGCTGCACATCCCCGCTTTGACCCCAGTTGTGCTCAAGATGGGGGTGCGCCTTGCCTTGTCAACTTTTCGATTAAGCCAGGACTCTCCACCACAATTACAATTTTTGAGCTAAACACTGAGGGGGAAGTTGTACGCAAGCACGCTCATAAAGTGCCTGGATTTGCCTTTATCCACGATTTTGCTATTACCCCCAATTACTGCATTTTCTTTCAAAATCCTGTTACCTTCAATCCCATACCTTTTGTGTTAGGAATGCGTGGTGCAGGTGAATGTGTGAAGTTTCAGCCACATCAACCCACTCGCATTGTTATTATTTCTCGCAATCCCGAACAACGCGAAGTAAAAATTCTCGAAACTCACTCTGGTTTTGTCTTCCATCACGCCAATGCTTTGGAAGTTGGGGATGAGATTGTCATCGACTCAATTTGCTACGAATCTTTACCAGAAGTGGAACCAGAAAGTGATTTCCGAGAAGTGGATTTTGATGCTCTTCAACCCGGACAACTGTGGCGATTTGATATTAATTTGAAAGACAAAACAGTGTCGCGGGAGTTGATAGAAAGTCGGTGTTGTGAGTTTCCTACCATGCATTCGCAAAAGGTTGGACGCCCCTATCGTTATTTATACATGGGTGCTGCTCACGCAGAGACTGGTAACGCTCCATTGCAAGCATTTTTGAAACTTGATTTAGAATCAGGCAAACGACAACTTTGGAGTGCTGCACCGCCTGGTTTTGCAAGTGAACCGATTTTTGTCCCGCGTCCAAACTCTGAAAGAGAAGATGATGGCTGGGTGGTAGCTTTGGTTTATGACTCCGAGTCCCATCGCTCAGATGTGGTGATATTGGATGCGAGAGATTTGAATAAAGGACCTATTGCTAGGTTGCATCTGAAGCATCATATTCCTTATGGTTTGCATGGGAATTTTGCTTCTGAGGTTTTTGTCCCAATGGATTAA
- a CDS encoding folate/biopterin family MFS transporter, translating to MLVSSSGLSKVKDSVKEKIFFGNEPTSELLAILTVYFVQGILGLARLAVSFFLKDELLLTPAQVSALFGIVALPWIIKPLFGFISDGLPIFGYRRRPYLVLSGILGAISWVSLATIVHTPIAATLAIALGSLSVAVSDVIVDSLVVERARAESQAQAGSLQSLSWSTSALGGLITAYFSGMLLEHFTTRTVFWITASFPLIVSAVAWFIAESPVNKNASEGDDSNFQSITHQLQQLRKAITQKAIWLPTAFLFLWQATPTAESAFFFFTTNELHFEPEFLGRVRLVTSIASLVGIWIFQRFLKTVPFRVIFAWSTVLSTVLGMTMLLLVTHANRSLGIDDRWFSLGDSLILTVMGQIAYMPVLVLAARLCPPGVEATLFALLMSVTNLAGLVSYELGAGLMHWLGITETNFNALWVLVIITNLSTLLPLPFINWLPAADSQNETPTLSPTSTNSGEQPFLPEFISKLIVREPKSEPVD from the coding sequence ATGCTGGTTTCCTCCTCTGGCTTGTCCAAGGTCAAAGACTCAGTAAAAGAAAAGATTTTTTTCGGTAACGAACCTACAAGCGAGTTACTCGCAATTCTTACCGTTTACTTTGTTCAAGGTATTTTAGGCTTGGCGCGTCTTGCCGTCAGCTTTTTCCTCAAAGATGAACTTTTGCTCACTCCAGCTCAAGTTTCAGCTTTATTCGGCATAGTTGCCCTACCTTGGATCATCAAGCCACTGTTTGGTTTTATCTCCGATGGCTTGCCCATATTCGGCTACCGACGGCGTCCTTACCTAGTTTTATCTGGGATACTGGGAGCAATTTCTTGGGTGAGTCTTGCAACAATAGTTCACACACCCATAGCCGCTACACTGGCGATCGCCCTTGGTTCCCTCTCTGTCGCCGTTAGTGATGTGATTGTTGACTCACTGGTTGTCGAAAGGGCAAGAGCCGAGTCACAAGCCCAAGCAGGTTCTCTTCAATCCCTCAGTTGGAGCACTTCAGCCTTAGGCGGGTTGATAACAGCCTACTTTAGCGGTATGCTCTTAGAGCATTTTACTACCCGCACTGTCTTTTGGATTACCGCCTCCTTTCCGCTTATAGTCTCCGCAGTCGCTTGGTTTATAGCTGAGTCGCCCGTAAACAAAAACGCCAGCGAGGGTGATGATTCAAATTTCCAGTCAATCACGCATCAACTACAACAACTCCGCAAAGCCATTACTCAAAAAGCAATTTGGTTACCGACAGCATTTCTCTTCCTCTGGCAAGCGACACCAACTGCTGAATCTGCTTTTTTCTTCTTCACAACCAATGAACTGCACTTTGAACCAGAATTTTTGGGACGGGTGCGCTTGGTGACGAGTATAGCTTCCCTCGTTGGCATTTGGATTTTTCAACGCTTTCTCAAAACTGTCCCCTTTCGCGTCATTTTTGCGTGGAGTACCGTCCTCTCAACAGTACTGGGAATGACGATGCTGCTGTTGGTCACTCATGCTAACCGTTCATTGGGTATAGATGACCGCTGGTTCAGTCTAGGCGATAGCCTCATTTTGACCGTGATGGGGCAAATTGCTTATATGCCAGTGTTGGTTTTAGCAGCGAGGCTTTGTCCACCAGGAGTGGAAGCAACATTATTCGCCCTGTTGATGTCGGTAACAAACTTAGCTGGACTAGTATCCTACGAATTGGGCGCAGGATTGATGCATTGGTTGGGCATTACCGAAACTAACTTTAATGCCTTATGGGTGTTGGTGATTATCACTAACCTCAGCACGCTGCTACCGTTGCCATTCATTAACTGGCTTCCTGCTGCTGATTCTCAAAACGAGACACCAACGTTATCACCAACTTCAACCAACAGTGGGGAACAACCATTTTTACCTGAATTCATCTCTAAGTTGATCGTGCGAGAACCAAAGTCTGAACCAGTCGATTAG
- a CDS encoding beta-ketoacyl-ACP synthase yields the protein MVAVVVTGIGLVSALGKNLEDSWQQLIAGQSGIKWHQPFPELEPRPLGMIGKQPAQMRVLTHLVVTSALKDAGLLPPLPDCGVVIGSSRSHQGLWEEMVRRMNRGVGEMPSIFPLCPSLPLPPSLEGWLETLPHMNAIAVARQIGTCGIVLAPMAACATGIWAIAQAADLIQTGQCQRVIAGAVEAPITPLTLTGFQQMGALAKTGAYPFDVRREGLVLGEGAAVFVLESEELAQQRQARVYGQILGFGLTADAYHANTPEPEGRGAIAAVKQCLDRSHISPNEIDYIHAHGTATLLNDRSESQVIQRLFSKSVAVSSTKGATGHTLGASGALGIAFSLMALKNQILPPSVGLTHPEFDLDLVRKARQSQIQRVLCFSFGFGGQNAVIALANEG from the coding sequence TTGGTCGCAGTTGTTGTCACTGGTATTGGTCTAGTTTCCGCTTTGGGGAAAAACCTAGAGGATAGCTGGCAACAGTTAATAGCAGGTCAATCTGGAATAAAATGGCATCAACCATTTCCAGAACTGGAACCACGTCCTTTAGGAATGATTGGGAAACAACCAGCACAGATGAGAGTGCTGACTCATCTGGTTGTTACATCTGCTTTGAAAGATGCAGGATTGCTTCCACCTTTGCCAGATTGTGGGGTTGTGATTGGTTCGAGTCGCAGCCATCAGGGATTGTGGGAGGAGATGGTGCGGAGGATGAACAGGGGAGTAGGGGAAATGCCTTCAATATTCCCCCTTTGTCCCTCTCTCCCTCTCCCCCCCTCTTTAGAGGGTTGGTTGGAAACTTTGCCTCATATGAATGCGATCGCAGTTGCACGGCAAATAGGGACTTGTGGCATAGTTTTGGCACCAATGGCGGCTTGTGCGACTGGAATTTGGGCGATCGCTCAAGCGGCTGATTTAATCCAAACTGGGCAATGTCAAAGGGTCATTGCTGGTGCAGTGGAAGCACCAATTACACCCCTTACCCTTACAGGTTTCCAGCAAATGGGAGCCTTGGCGAAAACAGGAGCTTATCCCTTTGATGTGCGTCGGGAAGGCTTGGTTTTAGGAGAAGGTGCAGCAGTCTTTGTTCTAGAATCAGAGGAGTTGGCACAGCAGCGTCAGGCAAGGGTTTATGGTCAAATTCTTGGTTTTGGATTGACAGCAGACGCATATCATGCAAATACGCCAGAACCAGAGGGAAGGGGTGCGATCGCCGCAGTGAAACAATGTCTTGACCGAAGTCATATCAGTCCAAATGAAATTGATTACATTCATGCTCACGGCACAGCCACTCTCCTGAATGACCGTAGTGAGAGCCAAGTGATACAACGGTTATTTTCCAAAAGCGTGGCAGTCAGTTCCACTAAAGGCGCTACAGGTCACACACTAGGAGCATCAGGAGCCTTGGGTATCGCTTTTTCACTGATGGCATTAAAGAATCAAATCTTACCGCCAAGTGTTGGGCTAACTCACCCAGAATTTGATTTGGATTTGGTGAGGAAGGCGCGTCAAAGTCAAATTCAGCGCGTGCTGTGTTTTAGTTTTGGATTTGGAGGGCAGAATGCAGTCATAGCCTTGGCTAACGAGGGTTGA
- a CDS encoding peptidylprolyl isomerase, producing MRLKIPQFLVALILVGALILGGCSTQQVVSNSSPTSTATAASTNSTAETTTNTATTETTSVSASTNESIPGMKDLPRLEGKATVVMTVKGSPITIEVDGTNAPITAGNFVDLVQKGVYDGLSFHRVVRQPQPFVVQGGDPQSKDQKVPVSSLGTGSFSDPKTGKIRYVPLEIKPQGSDQPIYSKTLEMAGVNKPPVLQHKLGAVAMARSQMPDSASSQFYFALADLGFLDGSYAVFGYVTDGMAVVDKIQQGDRIESAKVTQGAENLKTTGQ from the coding sequence ATGCGGTTAAAAATTCCCCAATTTTTAGTAGCTCTCATCCTTGTCGGTGCGTTGATATTGGGGGGATGTTCAACACAGCAAGTTGTTTCTAACTCTTCCCCAACATCCACTGCTACCGCAGCAAGCACTAACTCAACCGCCGAGACAACCACTAATACGGCAACCACAGAGACAACCTCTGTATCTGCAAGTACAAATGAGAGTATTCCTGGAATGAAAGATTTACCACGACTCGAAGGCAAGGCAACGGTGGTTATGACCGTCAAAGGTTCACCCATTACCATCGAAGTGGACGGTACTAATGCCCCTATTACTGCGGGCAACTTTGTCGATTTAGTCCAGAAGGGTGTATACGATGGCTTGAGTTTCCATAGAGTCGTGCGCCAACCCCAACCGTTTGTCGTTCAAGGAGGCGATCCCCAAAGTAAAGACCAGAAAGTTCCTGTAAGTAGTTTGGGAACAGGCAGTTTTAGCGATCCAAAAACTGGAAAAATTCGCTACGTACCCCTAGAGATTAAGCCACAAGGTTCAGATCAGCCAATTTACAGTAAAACATTGGAGATGGCTGGTGTAAATAAGCCGCCTGTATTGCAGCACAAGCTGGGTGCAGTCGCAATGGCGCGATCGCAAATGCCTGACTCTGCTTCCTCACAGTTTTACTTCGCTTTAGCGGATTTGGGTTTCCTAGATGGTAGCTATGCTGTTTTTGGCTATGTTACCGACGGGATGGCAGTTGTAGACAAGATTCAGCAAGGCGATCGCATTGAGTCGGCGAAAGTCACTCAAGGTGCAGAAAATTTGAAAACCACCGGACAGTAA
- a CDS encoding photosystem I assembly protein Ycf4, producing MTASTTINRGESPNGDKSSSVLHQKVLGSRRFSNYWWATVVSVGATGFLLAGISSYLKINLLIVSDPTQLLFFPQGLVMGLYGSAGLLLALYLWLTVLWDVGGGYNEFDRQSGTIKIFRWGYPGKNRRIEIDSRTEDVQCVRVDIREGVNPRRALYLRVKGRRDIPLTRVGQPLSLQELEVQGAELARFLGVPLEGL from the coding sequence ATGACGGCATCAACAACCATTAACAGAGGTGAGTCGCCCAATGGCGATAAATCTTCAAGCGTCTTACATCAAAAGGTTCTCGGTTCTCGTCGGTTCAGTAACTACTGGTGGGCAACTGTCGTTTCTGTGGGAGCCACGGGCTTCTTGCTCGCTGGTATTTCTAGTTACCTTAAAATCAATTTACTTATAGTTTCTGACCCAACTCAACTGCTATTCTTCCCCCAAGGATTGGTTATGGGTTTGTACGGGAGCGCTGGCTTACTCCTAGCCTTATACCTGTGGCTAACAGTTTTATGGGATGTAGGAGGCGGATACAATGAGTTTGACCGCCAAAGTGGCACAATCAAAATCTTCCGGTGGGGATATCCTGGGAAAAACCGCCGCATTGAGATTGACAGCCGTACAGAAGATGTACAATGTGTGCGAGTTGACATCAGAGAAGGGGTTAATCCTCGTCGCGCACTTTACCTGCGCGTTAAAGGTCGCCGAGACATTCCCCTAACTCGGGTAGGTCAACCCCTCTCGCTACAAGAGTTAGAAGTTCAAGGTGCTGAGTTAGCACGCTTTTTGGGTGTGCCGCTTGAAGGCCTGTAA
- the psbD gene encoding photosystem II D2 protein (photosystem q(a) protein), with protein MTIAVGRAPSSRGWFDVLDDWLKRDRFVFVGWSGILLFPCAFLALGGWLTGTTFVTSWYTHGIASSYLEGCNFLTVAVSTPADAMGHSLLLLWGPEAQGDFTRWCQLGGLWAFVALHGAFALIGFMLRQFEIARLVGIRPYNAIAFSAPIAVFVSVFLMYPLGQSSWFFAPSFGVAAIFRFLLFLQGFHNWTLNPFHMMGVAGVLGGALLCAIHGATVENTLFEDGDAANTFRAFNPTQAEETYSMVTANRFWSQIFGIAFSNKRWLHFFMLFVPVTGLWMSAVGIVGLALNLRAYDFVSQELRAAEDPEFETFYTKNILLNEGIRAWMAPQDQPHEKFVFPEEVLPRGNAL; from the coding sequence ATGACCATCGCAGTTGGACGGGCCCCCAGTAGTAGAGGGTGGTTTGACGTTCTAGACGACTGGTTAAAGCGAGACCGGTTCGTGTTCGTAGGTTGGTCAGGGATACTACTATTCCCCTGCGCCTTTCTAGCACTAGGCGGTTGGCTAACCGGTACCACCTTTGTGACCTCATGGTACACCCACGGGATCGCCTCGTCGTATCTAGAAGGCTGTAACTTCCTAACAGTAGCGGTATCGACGCCAGCGGATGCAATGGGACACTCCCTATTACTGTTGTGGGGACCAGAAGCACAAGGCGACTTCACCAGATGGTGTCAATTAGGAGGATTGTGGGCATTCGTTGCCCTGCACGGAGCCTTTGCTTTGATAGGGTTCATGTTGCGGCAATTTGAAATCGCGCGACTGGTAGGAATTAGACCCTACAACGCTATAGCATTTTCTGCACCAATAGCAGTATTCGTCAGCGTGTTCTTGATGTACCCCTTGGGACAGTCGTCATGGTTCTTTGCACCCAGTTTCGGTGTGGCAGCGATCTTCAGATTCCTGCTGTTCCTGCAAGGATTCCACAACTGGACACTCAACCCCTTCCACATGATGGGAGTTGCAGGTGTACTTGGGGGAGCGCTGCTGTGTGCCATCCACGGTGCAACAGTAGAAAACACCCTGTTTGAAGACGGCGATGCAGCTAACACCTTCCGCGCCTTCAACCCCACCCAAGCCGAAGAAACCTACTCAATGGTGACAGCAAACCGTTTCTGGTCACAGATATTCGGTATTGCCTTCTCCAACAAGCGCTGGTTGCACTTCTTCATGTTGTTTGTACCAGTCACAGGCTTGTGGATGAGCGCGGTTGGGATTGTCGGTTTGGCGCTGAACTTGCGTGCTTACGACTTCGTGTCGCAAGAATTGCGGGCGGCAGAAGATCCAGAGTTTGAAACTTTCTATACCAAAAACATTTTGCTCAACGAAGGCATCCGCGCTTGGATGGCTCCTCAAGATCAGCCTCACGAAAAATTTGTATTCCCAGAAGAGGTACTGCCCCGTGGTAACGCTCTCTAA
- the psbC gene encoding photosystem II reaction center protein CP43, translating into MVTLSNRSIVAGGRDQESTGFAWWSGNARLINLSGKLLGAHVAHSGLIVFWAGAMTLFEVAHFIPEKPMYEQGLILLPHLASLGWGVGPGGEVIDTFPYFVVGVLHLISSAVLGFGGIYHAIRGPETLEEYSSFFGYDWKDKNKMTTIIGFHLIILGCGALLLVLKAMFFGGLYDTWAPGGGDVRVITNPTLNPAVIFGYLLKSPFGGEGWIVSVDNLEDVVGGHIWVALICIAGGIFHILTKPFGWARRAFIWSGEAYLSYSIGAVSLMAFIASCMVWYNNTVYPSEFYGPTGPEASQAQALTFLIRDQRLGANVGSAQGPTGLGKYLMRSPTGEIIFGGETMRFWDFRGPWLEPLRGPNGLDLDKIKNDIQPWQARRAAEYMTHAPLGSLNSVGGVATEINSFNYVSPRAWLATSHFVLGFFFLIGHLWHAGRARAAAGGFEKGINRETEPVLFMKELD; encoded by the coding sequence GTGGTAACGCTCTCTAATAGATCTATCGTTGCAGGTGGTCGTGACCAAGAGTCCACTGGTTTTGCTTGGTGGTCTGGTAACGCTCGTCTCATCAACCTCTCCGGTAAACTACTGGGCGCTCACGTTGCCCACTCTGGCTTGATTGTATTCTGGGCTGGAGCAATGACTTTATTTGAAGTCGCTCACTTCATTCCTGAAAAGCCCATGTACGAGCAGGGGTTAATCCTGCTCCCTCACTTGGCAAGCCTTGGTTGGGGCGTTGGTCCTGGTGGTGAAGTTATTGACACCTTCCCCTACTTTGTAGTTGGTGTACTGCACCTGATTTCTTCAGCTGTACTCGGTTTTGGCGGTATCTATCACGCCATCCGTGGTCCAGAAACCTTAGAAGAATACTCCTCCTTCTTTGGTTACGACTGGAAAGACAAGAACAAGATGACCACCATCATCGGGTTCCACCTGATCATCTTGGGATGCGGTGCCCTGCTGTTGGTGCTGAAGGCAATGTTCTTCGGTGGTCTGTATGACACCTGGGCACCAGGCGGTGGTGATGTTCGCGTCATTACTAACCCGACACTGAACCCAGCTGTCATCTTCGGTTACTTGCTGAAGTCTCCCTTCGGTGGCGAAGGTTGGATTGTCAGCGTCGATAACCTCGAAGATGTCGTTGGCGGTCACATTTGGGTTGCCTTGATCTGTATTGCAGGCGGGATTTTCCACATCCTTACCAAGCCTTTCGGTTGGGCACGTCGCGCTTTCATCTGGTCTGGTGAGGCTTACCTCTCCTACAGCATAGGCGCTGTGTCCCTGATGGCATTCATCGCTTCCTGCATGGTTTGGTACAACAACACCGTTTATCCCAGCGAATTTTACGGTCCTACTGGTCCAGAAGCATCTCAAGCTCAAGCTTTAACCTTCTTGATCCGTGACCAACGCTTGGGTGCTAACGTCGGTTCTGCTCAAGGTCCAACTGGTCTAGGTAAATACCTGATGCGCTCTCCCACTGGTGAAATCATCTTCGGTGGTGAAACCATGCGCTTCTGGGATTTCCGTGGTCCTTGGTTAGAGCCTCTGCGCGGTCCTAACGGTCTTGACCTGGATAAAATCAAGAACGATATTCAGCCCTGGCAAGCTCGTCGCGCTGCTGAGTACATGACTCACGCTCCTCTGGGTTCTCTCAACTCCGTAGGTGGCGTGGCTACCGAGATTAACTCCTTCAACTACGTGTCTCCGCGTGCGTGGTTGGCAACTTCTCACTTTGTATTAGGCTTCTTCTTCCTGATTGGTCACCTGTGGCACGCTGGTCGCGCCCGTGCTGCTGCTGGTGGTTTCGAGAAAGGTATCAACCGCGAGACTGAGCCAGTGTTGTTCATGAAAGAACTCGACTAG
- a CDS encoding orange carotenoid protein N-terminal domain-containing protein produces MTANYDKNVPQALSSETQNVVEAFNRLDTDAKLAWFYFVYEKMGESITPAAPSAAEPELAPILLSDYYKLSHEQQLAIMRQIVNREDSEYSRAYGAIKENNQLFVWYAWAQNMGDKVVDIPENYKATDAVNNLLSQIEGMDFEEQMSVFRTIVGDMGYSDVKPIETQAETGKTPSL; encoded by the coding sequence ATGACAGCAAATTACGATAAAAATGTTCCTCAAGCTTTAAGCAGTGAAACTCAAAATGTGGTAGAAGCATTTAACCGCTTAGATACCGATGCCAAACTCGCTTGGTTCTACTTTGTGTATGAGAAAATGGGTGAGTCAATAACTCCCGCTGCTCCCTCTGCGGCAGAACCGGAACTCGCACCAATACTCTTGAGCGACTATTATAAATTATCTCATGAGCAACAATTGGCAATTATGCGGCAAATTGTCAACCGCGAGGATTCAGAATATTCTCGTGCTTATGGCGCAATCAAAGAAAATAACCAGCTATTCGTCTGGTATGCTTGGGCACAAAACATGGGTGATAAAGTCGTTGACATACCAGAAAACTACAAAGCAACTGACGCGGTTAACAATCTGCTTTCCCAAATAGAAGGAATGGATTTTGAAGAGCAAATGTCTGTGTTCCGGACAATTGTTGGTGATATGGGCTACAGCGATGTCAAGCCAATTGAAACACAAGCAGAGACTGGCAAAACGCCAAGCCTTTAA
- a CDS encoding helix-turn-helix domain-containing protein — protein sequence MAQGLTSAEIGAALWITENSVKQALKRMFRKLEVSSRAELVGRLFSNTRLSPSKEHTV from the coding sequence GTGGCACAAGGGCTAACAAGTGCTGAAATTGGTGCAGCCCTTTGGATTACAGAAAATTCTGTTAAGCAAGCCTTAAAACGAATGTTCCGAAAGCTTGAAGTTTCATCTCGTGCTGAATTGGTAGGGCGGCTTTTCTCAAACACAAGGCTTTCCCCATCCAAGGAGCATACAGTTTAA
- a CDS encoding sulfurtransferase codes for MRFKACLTEFSVIQRAAPISALVSPCATSSAISISLGHRDVRVMNGGRKKWISEGRPLVTEIPTIKTTTYTAQEPDSNIRALREQVQGAIGNLDRVLVDVRTPQEYCGELFTMKPPEGTQRAGHIPGAVHIFYELALNEDETFKSAQELYALYSSKGIIPDKEVITYCAIGARSAHTWFVLKYLLGYENVRNYDASWNEWGSLSDTPVEAFAAVTRW; via the coding sequence ATTCGTTTTAAGGCTTGCTTAACAGAATTTTCTGTAATCCAAAGGGCTGCACCAATTTCAGCACTTGTTAGCCCTTGTGCCACCAGTTCGGCAATTTCAATTTCACTTGGTCATAGGGATGTGCGAGTGATGAATGGTGGTCGCAAGAAATGGATTAGCGAAGGACGCCCACTAGTGACCGAAATCCCGACCATCAAGACAACCACCTATACAGCACAGGAACCCGATTCAAACATACGGGCACTGCGGGAGCAGGTGCAAGGAGCTATTGGCAACTTAGACCGCGTTTTGGTTGATGTACGCACACCTCAAGAGTATTGCGGTGAATTGTTCACCATGAAACCACCAGAAGGAACCCAGCGTGCAGGGCACATTCCAGGTGCAGTCCACATTTTTTATGAATTAGCTCTGAACGAAGATGAGACGTTCAAATCAGCTCAAGAACTGTACGCTTTATACAGCAGTAAGGGCATCATTCCTGACAAAGAAGTGATAACCTACTGTGCAATTGGAGCACGCTCCGCCCATACTTGGTTTGTCTTAAAGTATTTACTGGGCTATGAGAATGTACGCAATTATGACGCTTCTTGGAATGAGTGGGGTAGCCTTTCTGACACACCAGTCGAAGCATTTGCTGCAGTAACCAGATGGTGA